The Glutamicibacter mishrai DNA window GGGCTACCAGTGCTACATTAACCGCATCTATGTCCGGGTTCACAGCAAGGGCTAATACGCTCGGTCCTGGAGTAATCATGATGCTCGGACGCCCATGTTGCTGACGTTGGTCAGGCTCGTTTTCCAACACCAGCCCCAATTGCACCAATTCGCCGACCAGAACTGCGATGGTAGAACGATTCAGTCCGGTAAGTCGGGTGAGTTCAGCACGTGACAATTCTGTGTGGGAGTGAACAAGTCCGAGGACAGTGGAGAGATTATGCTGCCGGGTGGTGTCGCGGTTGCTGCCCAGCGTGGCACCGTTTGGCCGTGGGCCCGCCAGTATTTTTGAATTACTTTCCACGTCCGGACGGTCCCTTCTTAGCAGGTCCCTCGTGCCTGCTCCTACGTCCATGGTAACTGCAATGATGTGGCAAAACTGGGTGAACCCTCGGTGGTTCAGGCAGCAGATGTTTCCATCTTGACGCGCGTAATGGCTTTGTACAGCAACGCAGAAAGTTGCTCTCGCAAAAGCGAAGGTATTCCGTCGACGTCGAGTAATTCGCACGCGGCACGAGCGTGTTGCAAGGCAAGATCAGTGGCGAAATCCTTGGAACCGCATTTGATGAGTACCGCCCTGATCTTCTCGGCATCACTGATCGTAAGACCGGTCGACCCGACAAGGTTTTCGACAAGCAACCACTCTGGCTTCGTTGCTGCGTGGCAAAGCAAGATGGTCCGCTTACCTTCACGCAGGTCACTTATGGTCGATTTCCCCGTTAGGGACGGATCTCCAAAAACGCCCAAAATATCGTCGGTTATTTGATAGGCGATGCCAGCATGATGCCCGAAGCGTTCGAGGGCAAGGCGGACTTCCTCGGTTGCTCCTGCAAAGATTGCTGCTGCCTGCAGAGGCGCTTCAAAAGTGTAGACCGCTGTTTTGTACCGAGCAGTCGAGAGAATTCGCTCGATACTAGGCATCGTTCGGTCTGCGCTGAATTCGATATCCAAGAGTTCGCCACCTACCGAAGCAAAAATCGCTTGGTCGAGCACTGCATGCAGAGCGCGATGAACAGAGTCGGAAACATGCAGGGAGCGCAACAATTGGTAGGCGCCGGCTAGGGCAAGGTCGCCAGCCAAAAGGGCGACGCTCGCGCCGATGTGTCCAGCCTCGGCGCTATTCATACCCTTGCGTAAAGCATGTTTGCGGTACGCTCCGGCAACATTTGGCGAACCTCGCCGAACCAGGTCTCGATCTATAACGTCGTCGTGAACTAACAAGGCCGTATGCAATAGTTCGAATGCAGTGGCCAGGCTGGCGGCCTCGGTGGCTGCGTTGCCACCGAGGCCAGCATAGGCCATGAGTACTAGTCGAGGACGAGAACGCGAACCACCCCGTGAGACGCGTTCCAAGGCTTCCCACAGTTGCAGATAACTTGGATCGAGCGCGGCGGATCGAAGCTTTGATTCCGTGAAGAACCGTATCAGTCGCTGTTCGACAAGTTCTATGCAGTCGTCACGATTCACGCCACGCACCTAGGCTTTCAAAGGCAGTTTCTTGGCCTTGCGCACCTTGCCCGATGCAAAGCGTTGCTGGAGCAATACCGCGAGGACGATGATGGCACCCTTGGCCAGAGCTTGAACTGAGGTGTCCATATTATTCTGAGTAAACACATTGGTCAGCGTGCTAAAAATCAGGACTCCAAACACGGTGCCCATGATCGTACCCCGGCCGCCGACGAGCAGCGTTCCGCCGACCACGACTGCAGCGATGGCATCAAGCTCATAGAGGTATCCGTGAGTCGACGTACCTGAAGTGGTACGCCCCATCATCATCAAGCCGGCGATACCTGCAGTAACTCCAACGAGCACGTAGAGGGATACGATATGCCGTTTCACTTTAATGCCGGCCAAGCGGGAAGCTTCCAGGTTTCCACCGATGGCCACAGTCCGCCGACCGAAGGTTGTGCGGTTCAACAGGAACCATCCAGCGGCAGCAGCCAACGCAAAAATCCATACGAGAACAGGCACACCCAAGAAATCTGCGCGCATGAACTTGGTGAAGTCGGTGTTCGTTACCAACAAGGTTCGACGTTGCGAGATGATTTCAGCTAAACCTCGGGCAGCCACAAGCGTCGCCAACGTGGCGATGAACGCCACCACGTTGCCGTAAGCGATGACAACGCCATTGACGAATCCGGCAATTGCGCCGACTAAGAGCGCGACCAAGACCATGATCAGCCAAGTGGATTCGGAAGCCGCTGCCTGCACCGCCGTGAGGCTACCCACGACCGAGGTCAGACCCAGCACGGAACCTACGGAGAGGTCGATGCCACCGGCGGTGATGACAAAAGTGACGCCGATGCTCAGTACGCCGATGATCGATGCGTGCCTCAGGATGACAAGCATGTTTTCCGAAGAGGTGAACCGGTCGCCACTGGTGATAAAACCAATAAGAATCAGTACTACTAGTGCTACAACCAAGCCCAAGCTGCGCCCCGCCGGACCGTGAAGTAGCGTCTGCATTACCCCGCTAGATTTTGTCGAATCTATCGGGACTTCGGCTGGCGTTCCAGTCTGCTGATCCAGTGGTTGTTGAGCGACCTGAGCCTTTTGCTTGCTCACGCGGCACTTCCCTTCATGACAAGGTCGAGCACACCGTGCTCGTCAATTTCCAATGCTGATTTTTGTGCCAGGACCTGTCCATCATCAATGACCAGCACATTGTCGGAGAGGCCCAGGACTTCTTCGATTTCACTTGAAATGATGATGATGGCGGTTCCGGCGTCGGCTAGTCGCCGGATGAGAGTGTAGATTTCGGCTCGTGCTCCAACGTCAACGCCACGGGTCGGCTCGTCGAGCAGCAGTACGGTCGTGCCGTGAACGAGCCAACGGGCCAGCAGTATTTTTTGCTGGTTGCCGCCGGAGAGAGTGCGCGCTGGGCGCAGGGGATCCGCAGGACGCAATTCCAGGGCTGCAATTTGTTCGTTCGCGACGCGTCGTTCGGCCGTTTCATCCAATAAGCCTGTTCGTGCGCAACGTTCAAAGGTCGATAGCGTGACGTTCTTATAGATGGGTTCGTCCAGAATCAGACCTTGGCTCTTGCGTTCTTCCGGCGACAAACCGATTCCTGCGTCAACGGCTGAGCTGACCGAGCCAGGGACAAGACGTTTGCCATTGACAGACACCTGACCTGCGGTAGCCTTGCGAGCTCCGTAGATAGTCTCGACAATCTCCGACCGTTGCGAGCCAACAAGGCCGGCAAAGCCAAGAATTTCGCCGGCCCGCACGTTGAAACTGAGTTTGTCGAAATGGCCTGTAAGTTCCAGATCTGAAACTTCAAGGACCACCGGAGCATCCAGGGAAAGAGCGGTACGTTCGGGGAAGACATTCGCCACGTCGCGCCCCGTCATCCTGCGGATCAATTCTGCCTTGGGAGTCTCTGCGACGTCCAAGTTATTGGCGGTGCTTTGGCCGTCCTTGATCACCGAAATTCTGTCGCCGATTTCTCGGATCTCTTCCAAGCGATGGGAAATGTAGACCACTGCAATGCCCTGCGACGTCAGTTCGCGTACTACACGGAATAAGTTCTGAACTTCGCCGGCATCGAGAATGGCGCTGGGCTCATCCATGATGATGAGTTTGGTGTCGCGAGACAGCGCCCGCGCCATGCTGACAATTTGTTTGTTCGCTGCTGATAGTGAACCGACTTCGCGCGACGGGGAAAGCTTGCCATGGCCCAGCCTTTGCAGCAGCGCGCGGGCAATCGAGTTGGCCTTTTTGACATGCAAGACGCCACCTGACGCCTGCTCGTGCCCTAAGAAGATATTCTCCGCAATACTCAGGCCGTCGACCACATCAAGCTCTTGATACATGGTTGCGATGCCCAGCGATAAGGCGGCGGTTGGCGTAGAGAGTTCTACTTTCTTGCCTTCCCAGAATATTTCGCCATCATCTGGCATATGTACGCCGGAGAGGGTTTTGATCAGGGTGGATTTGCCGGCGCCATTTTGTCCCATAACGCAGTGAACTTCACCAGGGAGAACGGATAAGTCGACGCCTTTGAGCGCTTGAACGGCTCCGAATCGCTTCGTGAGCCCGCGTACCTCTAGGAGTGGACGTGGGTTTTCATCTTGCATCATGTGACGAAACTAACACATTATGTCGGCAATCGGTAGAAGTTCGTCGATTTTCTCCGAACTTCTGTTATTGTGACAATAGTCACGCTCGCAAGTGCCCGAAAAGGTCGGTCTGCACAAGGCGGCGCTGCACCTAACTCACTGAGGAGATAGACATGTTTGCAGTTCGTTCTGGACGGAAAATGCTCGTCACGACTGGCGCCTTCCTAGCGGCTGGCGCACTGATCACCGGTTGCTCGTCGGGATCAAGCGACTCAAGTGCTCAGCCTTCTAATGCTTCGAGCGAAGGAAATGCGGCGGCCGGCGAAGAAGTCGTCATTGGTTTCTCCGGCCCTGCGGCCGACCACGGTTGGCTCGGTGCCATCAACTCTGCCGCCATCGCGCAGGGCGATTCGCTGGAAGACGTGGATCTGCGTGTTGCTGAAGGAACGAATGACGCGAACCTCCAGATCAGCCAGGTCGAGCAGTTCATCAATGACAAAGTCGACGCTATTGTTCTGTTGCCTACGGACGGCGCCGCGTTGACAGCAGTTGCCACCAAAGCGATGGAGGCTGGAATCCCGGTAATCAACGTGGACCGTGAGTTCTCCAGTCCTGCTGCTGCACGCACCACCATTCTGGGTGACAACTACGGCATGGGACGGAGCGCCGGTGAATACATTTGCGAGCGACTCGGGGACAAGCCAGACGCAATCGTTGCAGAGATTCCAGGCGTCGACTCGTTGCCGCTGACTCAGGAACGCAGCAAGGGCTTTGAAGAAGCGCTGAAGACCTGCGGCCTGGATGTAGACAACCGCGTTCCTGCGGACTTCACCGTTGCTGGCGGTGAAGCTGCTGCCGCACAGCTGTTGTCGGCGGCACCAAAAATCGATGCCATCTGGAATCACGACGATGATCAGGGACACGGCGTGCTGGCTGCAATCGATAGCGCCGGACGTGATGAGTTCTTCATGGTTGGCGGTGCTGGTTCCAAGAACGCAATGGAGCTGATCAAGGGTGGCGACTCGGTACTGGAAGCCACCGTGCTTTACCCATCCACCCAAGCTGCTGACGGCGTACGGCTTGCACGCCTGATTGCACAGAACAAGGCGATGAGTGACCTTGTAGAGGTGGAAGCGCCTAAGCGCATCGTATTGAACGCGCCGGTCGTTACTTCGGAGAATGTCGATCAGTATCTGCCGACGGCATTCACCTCCTAGCCAGTAAGTATTTGAGTTCGGGGCAACGCGCAAAATTCATCACGCTGCCCCGAACCGGACCCCCATAGATATCCTTCGCAGGAGGAAACACATGCCCAAGCAAAAACCAGCCCTGAA harbors:
- a CDS encoding sugar ABC transporter ATP-binding protein, which encodes MMQDENPRPLLEVRGLTKRFGAVQALKGVDLSVLPGEVHCVMGQNGAGKSTLIKTLSGVHMPDDGEIFWEGKKVELSTPTAALSLGIATMYQELDVVDGLSIAENIFLGHEQASGGVLHVKKANSIARALLQRLGHGKLSPSREVGSLSAANKQIVSMARALSRDTKLIIMDEPSAILDAGEVQNLFRVVRELTSQGIAVVYISHRLEEIREIGDRISVIKDGQSTANNLDVAETPKAELIRRMTGRDVANVFPERTALSLDAPVVLEVSDLELTGHFDKLSFNVRAGEILGFAGLVGSQRSEIVETIYGARKATAGQVSVNGKRLVPGSVSSAVDAGIGLSPEERKSQGLILDEPIYKNVTLSTFERCARTGLLDETAERRVANEQIAALELRPADPLRPARTLSGGNQQKILLARWLVHGTTVLLLDEPTRGVDVGARAEIYTLIRRLADAGTAIIIISSEIEEVLGLSDNVLVIDDGQVLAQKSALEIDEHGVLDLVMKGSAA
- a CDS encoding ABC transporter permease, which codes for MSKQKAQVAQQPLDQQTGTPAEVPIDSTKSSGVMQTLLHGPAGRSLGLVVALVVLILIGFITSGDRFTSSENMLVILRHASIIGVLSIGVTFVITAGGIDLSVGSVLGLTSVVGSLTAVQAAASESTWLIMVLVALLVGAIAGFVNGVVIAYGNVVAFIATLATLVAARGLAEIISQRRTLLVTNTDFTKFMRADFLGVPVLVWIFALAAAAGWFLLNRTTFGRRTVAIGGNLEASRLAGIKVKRHIVSLYVLVGVTAGIAGLMMMGRTTSGTSTHGYLYELDAIAAVVVGGTLLVGGRGTIMGTVFGVLIFSTLTNVFTQNNMDTSVQALAKGAIIVLAVLLQQRFASGKVRKAKKLPLKA
- a CDS encoding substrate-binding domain-containing protein → MFAVRSGRKMLVTTGAFLAAGALITGCSSGSSDSSAQPSNASSEGNAAAGEEVVIGFSGPAADHGWLGAINSAAIAQGDSLEDVDLRVAEGTNDANLQISQVEQFINDKVDAIVLLPTDGAALTAVATKAMEAGIPVINVDREFSSPAAARTTILGDNYGMGRSAGEYICERLGDKPDAIVAEIPGVDSLPLTQERSKGFEEALKTCGLDVDNRVPADFTVAGGEAAAAQLLSAAPKIDAIWNHDDDQGHGVLAAIDSAGRDEFFMVGGAGSKNAMELIKGGDSVLEATVLYPSTQAADGVRLARLIAQNKAMSDLVEVEAPKRIVLNAPVVTSENVDQYLPTAFTS
- a CDS encoding polyprenyl synthetase family protein, with amino-acid sequence MNRDDCIELVEQRLIRFFTESKLRSAALDPSYLQLWEALERVSRGGSRSRPRLVLMAYAGLGGNAATEAASLATAFELLHTALLVHDDVIDRDLVRRGSPNVAGAYRKHALRKGMNSAEAGHIGASVALLAGDLALAGAYQLLRSLHVSDSVHRALHAVLDQAIFASVGGELLDIEFSADRTMPSIERILSTARYKTAVYTFEAPLQAAAIFAGATEEVRLALERFGHHAGIAYQITDDILGVFGDPSLTGKSTISDLREGKRTILLCHAATKPEWLLVENLVGSTGLTISDAEKIRAVLIKCGSKDFATDLALQHARAACELLDVDGIPSLLREQLSALLYKAITRVKMETSAA